One window of the Salvia splendens isolate huo1 chromosome 1, SspV2, whole genome shotgun sequence genome contains the following:
- the LOC121805386 gene encoding uncharacterized protein LOC121805386, translated as MQAIKDKITDMKELHKAKAEAREVEKAERQDAKNRLAVVHQVAKARKAEAAMDYHVQKAAEKAAEVREDVPSGGAELPSAEELDDSLSYSQDSASAPPSQDLYSGGAPPDSGHDKAAFVDAPFSPDTAAPPSQNDRL; from the exons ATGCAGGCCATCAAGGATAAGATTACTGACATGAAGGAACTCCACAAAGCAAAGGCTGAAGCAAGAGAGGTTGAAAAG GCAGAGAGACAAGATGCAAAAAATCGACTTGCGGTGGTTCATCAGGTGGCGAAGGCAAGAAAAGCTGAGGCGGCGATGGATTATCACGTCCAGAAAGCCGCGGAAAAGGCAGCGGAAGTACGGGAAGATGTTCCCTCAGGCGGCGCAGAGCTGCCCTCTGCGGAGGAACTCGATGATAGCCTCTCTTACAGCCAGGACTCTGCATCAGCACCACCGTCTCAAGACCTTTACAGCGGTGGCGCCCCCCCTGATTCTGGCCATGACAAAGCTGCTTTCGTAGACGCCCCCTTCTCCCCTGACACCGCCGCCCCACCATCCCAGAATGATAGGCTGTAG
- the LOC121752323 gene encoding uncharacterized protein LOC121752323 codes for MSKGKEVIAMGVEGEDDDQNLKRKSRSRNQEEDSSKRLKMEQDLNRSPNQEEEEEEVLFEKELTERDIKQGRMFITGKEHKRRVLKALREDEIKKAREKDGLSVATTDANGVEYKLILEMQWSRYMILSHELHALLHKYKLKPGDSVKGFASATAPFRLCLHFIPKNRKRMSKGKGMGGENDGRKRKARSPNQLQIQQDLNHSPNQIQEELLFEKELTRRDVKHWELTISGAEQKKRVLRALREDEKEKARGEDGLRVATTLDADGVEYTLILRIAHFMTLSHQWNNITRKYKPKAGDSLQAFASRHAADHHLRLHLHFITN; via the exons ATGAGCAAGGGAAAAGAAGTGATAGCAATGGGGGTTGAAGGCGAAGATGATGATCagaatttaaaaagaaagtcaAGAAGTCGTAATCAAgaagaagattcatcaaagagGCTGAAGATGGAACAAGATCTCAACCGCAGCCCtaatcaagaagaagaagaagaagaagtattGTTCGAAAAGGAGCTTACAGAAAGGGATATAAAGCAGGGGCGGATGTTCATCACCGGAAAAGAGCATAAACGGAGGGTGTTGAAGGCTTTGAGGGAAGATGAAATAAAAAAGGCGAGAGAGAAAGATGGTCTGAGCGTTGCGACGACAGATGCCAATGGAGTTGAATACAAATTGATATTGGAAATGCAGTGGTCTCGTTATATGATACTCTCACACGAATTGCATGCGTTGCTCCACAAATACAAACTCAAGCCCGGGGATTCCGTTAAGGGCTTTGCCTCCGCCACTGCTCCCTTCCGTCTGTGTCTCCACTTTATCCCTAA GAATCGGAAGAGGATGAGCAAGGGAAAAGGAATGGGGGGTGAGAATGATGGAAGGAAAAGAAAGGCAAGAAGCCCTAATCAGCTGCAGATTCAACAAGACCTGAACCACAGCCCTAATCAAATCCAAGAAGAATTGTTGTTCGAAAAGGAGCTTACAAGAAGGGATGTGAAGCACTGGGAGCTGACCATCAGCGGAGCAGAGCAGAAAAAGAGGGTGTTGAGAGCTTTGAGGGAAGATGAGAAAGAAAAGGCGAGAGGAGAAGATGGTCTGCGCGTTGCGACGACACTAGATGCAGATGGAGTTGAATACACATTGATTTTGAGAATTGCTCATTTTATGACTCTCTCACACCAATGGAATAACATCACCCGCAAATACAAACCCAAGGCTGGGGATTCACTTCAGGCCTTTGCCTCCCGCCACGCCGCCGATCATCACCTCCGTTTGCATCTCCACTTTATCACTAACTAA
- the LOC121804902 gene encoding heavy metal-associated isoprenylated plant protein 4-like, translating to MAKEEKKVEVITAVYKAHLHCPKCAHDIQKPLLKIPGVHKVEAKFDKGEITVKGAIDAKKINTRLQKWSKKKVELVSETKSKEDEKKKEAIRAITMKAFLHCDQCEREARRRLLMHRGIHNVKTDMKAQTIMVEGVIEAEKLKAYMKKKVHKYAEIVQEKKKEEEKKEKVVKVVEEKTTVIKEFKEVEKVEVKAKDGGAPYFIHYVHAPQLFSDENPNACAIM from the exons ATGGctaaagaagagaagaaagttGAAGTGATTACAGCCGTTTACAAAGCACATTTGCATTGCCCAAAATGTGCACATGACATTCAAAAGCCCCTCTTAAAAATCCCAG GAGTCCATAAAGTTGAAGCAAAATTTGACAAGGGTGAAATCACAGTAAAAGGGGCCATTGATGCCAAGAAGATTAACACCAGACTCCAAAAATGGAGcaagaaaaaagttgaattagtTTCTGAGACAAAATCCAAGGAAGATGAGAAAAag AAGGAAGCTATAAGAGCAATCACTATGAAGGCGTTCTTGCATTGCGATCAATGCGAAAGGGAAGCACGTAGGCGACTCTTAATGCACAGAG GTATACATAATGTTAAGACAGACATGAAAGCACAAACGATAATGGTTGAAGGAGTTATAGAGGCAGAGAAGCTGAAGGCATACATGAAAAAGAAGGTGCACAAATATGCAGAAATTGTgcaagaaaagaagaaagaggaggagaagaaagagaaaGTGGTTAAGGTTGTTGAGGAGAAAACCACTGTGATTAAGGAGTTTAAGGAAGTTGAGAAAGTAGAAGTGAAAGCAAAGGATGGTGGAGCTCCATATTTCATACATTATGTTCATGCTCCTCAGTTGTTTAGTGATGAAAATCCTAATGCTTGTGCCATTATGTAA
- the LOC121800628 gene encoding AT-hook motif nuclear-localized protein 23-like, with amino-acid sequence MAGLDLTSPSHFASPLLRPNLHLHRPLDSDDDSTPNNHFSPDTTTTNNNSSGEAVARRQRGRPAGSKNKPKPPVIITRESANTLRAHILEVASGCDVFEAVAAYSARRQRGICILSGTGTVTNVSLRQPAAAAGTTVATLHGCFEILSLSGSFLPPPAPPGATSLTIYLAGGQGQVVGGNVVGALIASGPVIIIAASFTNVAYERLPLVDEEEGIQMPPASTQFPDLPFFNGQQLPIDGAWAGNSAGWPQPY; translated from the coding sequence ATGGCTGGTTTGGACTTAACCTCACCTTCCCACTTCGCCTCTCCTCTCCTCCGCCCCaacctccacctccaccgcccCCTCGATTCCGACGATGACTCCACCCCCAACAACCACTTCTCCCCcgacaccaccaccaccaacaaCAATTCCTCTGGGGAGGCGGTCGCGCGTCGCCAGCGCGGCCGCCCCGCGGGGTCGAAAAACAAGCCGAAGCCGCCCGTGATAATCACGCGCGAGAGCGCCAACACGCTCCGAGCCCACATCCTGGAGGTGGCCTCTGGCTGCGACGTCTTCGAGGCCGTCGCCGCCTACTCCGCCCGGCGCCAGCGCGGGATCTGCATCCTCAGCGGCACCGGCACCGTCACCAACGTCAGCCTCCGCCagcccgccgccgccgccgggaCCACCGTCGCCACCCTCCACGGCTGCTTCGAGATCTTATCCCTCTCCGGCTCCTTCCTGCCGCCGCCGGCGCCCCCGGGAGCCACCAGCCTCACCATATACCTCGCCGGCGGGCAGGGCCAGGTGGTCGGCGGGAATGTCGTCGGAGCGCTCATCGCGTCCGGGCCGGTCATCATCATCGCGGCGTCGTTCACCAACGTGGCGTACGAGCGGCTGCCGCTGgtggacgaggaggaggggatTCAGATGCCGCCGGCGTCCACCCAGTTCCCTGATCTGCCTTTCTTTAATGGGCAGCAGCTCCCCATTGACGGTGCATGGGCCGGGAACTCCGCCGGCTGGCCGCAGCCGTATTAG